Proteins encoded by one window of Vampirovibrionales bacterium:
- a CDS encoding HD domain-containing protein — MSVLSSLLRPEVRGHERWPSQGPAAVRPLRFGQDFLENPDAFYSERLNQAMAFALEAHRSQKRKGRQTPYMAHLLTVAAYVLTFAPIQKGHSVIETDTLLKSTGHRVDITLEDAYIAALLHDAIEDQGGAEMKARIRQRFDQAAFGPVVSELVDYCTTHDPPDGAPPIDYNAKKRAQLIRVAYEAPQTATLIAACDKLANIRDTVQEYAEEGDRFWEKFKVSRAQKLRYIDDIAEVFTACGRVPQVANEISQTVRRLKRLIRRNENPIVRLWRRWVILPLQKAYQQASQKMLHRLRGLRGAPASAEPALGL; from the coding sequence ATGAGCGTTTTATCTTCTCTTTTACGCCCGGAAGTTCGCGGACATGAACGATGGCCCAGTCAAGGCCCGGCTGCCGTCCGACCTTTGCGCTTTGGGCAGGATTTCCTTGAAAATCCGGACGCTTTTTATAGCGAGCGGCTGAATCAGGCCATGGCGTTTGCGCTGGAAGCGCACCGGTCTCAAAAACGAAAAGGGCGTCAAACGCCCTATATGGCGCATTTGCTTACCGTCGCGGCTTATGTCTTGACGTTTGCGCCTATTCAAAAGGGACACTCCGTTATAGAGACGGACACTCTGCTGAAAAGCACCGGCCATCGCGTGGATATTACGCTGGAAGATGCCTACATTGCAGCCTTGCTGCACGATGCGATCGAAGATCAAGGCGGCGCGGAGATGAAAGCCCGGATTCGCCAGCGTTTTGATCAGGCGGCTTTTGGGCCTGTCGTCAGCGAGCTGGTCGATTACTGCACGACGCACGACCCGCCGGACGGCGCGCCGCCGATAGATTACAATGCCAAAAAGCGAGCTCAGCTGATACGCGTGGCCTACGAGGCTCCCCAAACCGCGACGCTCATCGCCGCTTGCGACAAGTTGGCCAATATTCGCGACACGGTTCAGGAATACGCAGAAGAGGGCGACCGCTTTTGGGAGAAGTTCAAGGTCAGTCGCGCCCAGAAATTGCGCTATATTGACGATATTGCGGAGGTCTTCACGGCGTGTGGTCGCGTTCCGCAAGTGGCCAATGAAATTTCGCAAACGGTTCGACGCTTGAAACGCCTGATCCGTCGCAACGAGAACCCGATTGTCCGGTTGTGGCGCCGCTGGGTGATATTGCCTTTGCAGAAAGCGTATCAGCAGGCCTCTCAAAAGATGCTGCATCGTCTGCGCGGCTTGCGCGGCGCGCCCGCTTCGGCTGAACCGGCGCTTGGGCTATAA
- the gatB gene encoding Asp-tRNA(Asn)/Glu-tRNA(Gln) amidotransferase subunit GatB — translation MASAVTPATTYETVIGLEVHVQLKTASKLFCPDSTTFGQAPNVNTCTVCLGYPGALPVLNRQAVEYAIMLGLAIHCEIAEVSKFDRKHYFYPDLPKAYQISQFDMPLCQHGWMELNSGRRVRILRAHLEEDAGKLVHAGADGLSGSDYSLSDLNRAGTPLLEIVSEPDLRSGEEAREYLTQLRNIVRYLGVCDGNLEEGSMRCDANVSVRPLGEQALGVKAEIKNMNSARALQRAIEYEAQRQIELIESGGRVIQETRLWNEATGVTLSMRGKEGSADYRYFPEPDLRPLVVSREWVERLRAASPELPHHRFERLTGEFGLSAYDANLLVDVKELGDCFEAAAALTPRYKTLANWLIGDITAALKADRRSLADTRLTPQALAELADLLEENVISSAIAKKILPDVLNDGALPRVLVESRGLAQVSDTGALRDLVAAVIADNPQQVEQYRAGKDKLLGFFVGQAMKRSKGSANPELLAPIIQAMLAE, via the coding sequence ATGGCCAGCGCCGTTACTCCTGCTACTACGTACGAAACCGTTATTGGGCTGGAGGTACACGTTCAGCTCAAAACCGCCTCCAAGCTGTTTTGCCCTGATTCGACGACGTTTGGTCAAGCGCCCAACGTCAATACCTGTACGGTCTGTCTGGGATATCCAGGCGCGCTGCCGGTTTTAAACCGTCAGGCGGTGGAATACGCCATTATGCTGGGCTTGGCGATTCATTGCGAGATTGCGGAAGTCTCAAAATTCGATCGCAAGCATTACTTTTATCCTGATTTACCGAAAGCGTATCAGATTTCGCAGTTTGATATGCCCCTGTGTCAGCACGGCTGGATGGAGCTGAACAGCGGGCGCCGGGTGCGGATTCTGCGCGCCCACCTCGAAGAGGATGCCGGCAAGCTGGTGCATGCGGGCGCCGATGGCTTGTCGGGTTCCGATTACAGCCTGTCGGACCTCAATCGCGCCGGAACCCCGCTGCTGGAAATTGTCAGCGAGCCCGACCTGCGATCCGGCGAAGAAGCGCGGGAGTATTTGACGCAACTGCGCAACATCGTGCGCTATCTGGGGGTGTGCGACGGCAATCTGGAAGAGGGGTCGATGCGCTGTGACGCCAATGTGAGCGTGCGTCCCCTCGGCGAGCAGGCGCTGGGCGTCAAGGCCGAGATCAAGAATATGAACAGCGCGCGCGCCCTGCAACGCGCCATTGAGTATGAAGCCCAGCGTCAGATCGAGCTGATTGAAAGCGGGGGACGCGTCATCCAGGAAACCCGCCTGTGGAATGAAGCCACCGGCGTGACGCTTTCGATGCGAGGCAAGGAGGGTTCCGCCGATTACCGCTATTTCCCCGAACCAGACCTGCGCCCGCTGGTCGTCTCGCGCGAATGGGTAGAACGCCTGCGCGCCGCCTCGCCGGAATTGCCGCATCATCGCTTTGAGCGGCTCACCGGAGAATTCGGTTTGAGCGCTTACGACGCAAATCTGTTGGTGGACGTCAAAGAACTGGGCGATTGCTTTGAGGCCGCCGCTGCGCTGACGCCGCGCTATAAAACGCTCGCCAACTGGCTGATTGGCGACATTACCGCCGCCCTGAAAGCCGACAGGCGCTCGCTGGCCGATACCCGCCTGACGCCGCAAGCCCTGGCCGAGCTGGCGGATCTGCTGGAAGAGAATGTTATTTCCTCGGCGATTGCCAAGAAAATACTCCCCGACGTTCTCAACGACGGCGCCTTGCCGCGCGTGCTGGTTGAAAGCCGGGGACTGGCTCAGGTGAGCGATACGGGCGCGTTGCGCGATCTCGTCGCTGCGGTGATCGCGGATAATCCGCAGCAGGTAGAGCAATACCGCGCCGGAAAAGACAAGCTGTTGGGCTTCTTCGTGGGGCAGGCCATGAAGCGCTCCAAAGGCTCCGCCAATCCTGAGCTATTGGCCCCGATTATTCAGGCCATGTTGGCGGAATAA
- a CDS encoding Gfo/Idh/MocA family oxidoreductase: MTLSSMTPTPYASNFDAPLRERTPHVAVIGCGRWGRNLARNFHYLEALGALCDLDKEHLLAVGKAYEGIPLTSRPDKIFQNPDIDAVVIATPSHSHFALASAALQAGKHVYVEKPMAIRRDDAQALCELADQTDRILMVGHLLLYHPAVTRLRQLIEEGFLGEIRYIQSDRLNINPWRQDVSVLWDLAPHDLSMMAYLLGAQPDRIISAQGHRTSPDQRIDVAHLELAFPGGADGRPIGGHIHVSWIHPHKHVKLIVRGSERTAVLDDTLESGKLQIFRKEDDPIPVREFADYLAIEPLKLECQHFLNCVRDNHPPRTDAADGCAIVGLLEAAHALI, encoded by the coding sequence ATGACGCTATCTTCAATGACGCCCACCCCGTACGCCTCCAATTTTGACGCGCCTCTTCGCGAAAGAACGCCTCACGTGGCCGTCATCGGCTGCGGTCGCTGGGGCCGCAATCTGGCGCGGAACTTCCACTATCTGGAAGCTCTCGGCGCCTTGTGCGATCTCGACAAAGAGCATTTGCTTGCCGTTGGCAAGGCTTACGAGGGGATTCCCCTCACTTCCAGGCCGGACAAGATTTTCCAGAACCCGGATATCGACGCCGTGGTCATCGCCACACCCAGTCATTCGCATTTCGCGCTGGCCAGCGCAGCGTTACAGGCGGGCAAGCATGTTTACGTCGAAAAACCCATGGCGATTCGCCGCGATGATGCGCAAGCCCTCTGCGAGCTGGCGGATCAGACGGATCGCATCCTGATGGTGGGCCATTTGCTGCTTTATCATCCTGCCGTGACGCGTCTGCGGCAACTGATTGAAGAAGGCTTTCTGGGTGAAATTCGCTATATTCAAAGCGATCGGCTCAATATTAACCCGTGGCGACAAGACGTCAGCGTCCTGTGGGATCTGGCGCCGCATGATTTATCCATGATGGCCTATCTGCTCGGCGCACAGCCGGACCGGATTATTTCGGCGCAAGGCCACCGCACCAGCCCCGATCAGCGCATTGACGTGGCGCACCTGGAACTGGCGTTTCCCGGCGGCGCGGACGGACGGCCCATCGGCGGGCATATTCACGTCAGCTGGATTCATCCGCATAAGCACGTCAAGCTCATCGTGCGCGGCTCTGAGCGGACCGCCGTGCTGGATGACACGCTGGAGAGCGGCAAACTTCAGATTTTCCGCAAAGAGGACGACCCCATTCCGGTCCGCGAATTCGCCGACTATCTGGCTATCGAGCCTTTAAAGCTGGAATGTCAGCATTTTTTAAACTGTGTGCGCGACAATCATCCGCCTCGCACCGACGCCGCTGACGGGTGCGCCATTGTCGGCCTGCTGGAAGCCGCCCACGCCTTAATTTAA
- the alr gene encoding alanine racemase, whose amino-acid sequence MKFLRGQPAQTRRDAWLEVNLSAIERNARGFRAAMPSHAGMMAIVKADAYGHGAATLAPVLEAAGVAMAGVASVDEALHLRRAGLSMPILVIGSVPDWAMRQAAEEDIRLTVFDDRHLDGVRRTYAQTGRPMAVHVKIDTGMHRIGAPWEDAPAFVRRCRATPGLILEGIFSHLACAETPDARERQQSRFFQTLAQCGPLPPLCHLDNTVSTLMRLTEPGTWPSELAMARLGLGLYGYSGFSQGFLPEAALVDVLQRLALTPAMGLKARIAHLQPVAAGEGVSYGAHFVAPREGVRLLATLPVGYADGLPRALSQRISGWLRGARVPQVGVITMDQLMIDVSALESPEIGETVTLLGPQDACAQSPRITLGDWTQALSVVGYDAIEYELMCALRVRLPKTYIRD is encoded by the coding sequence TTGAAATTTTTACGCGGGCAACCCGCCCAAACCCGACGCGACGCATGGCTGGAAGTAAATTTAAGCGCCATTGAGCGTAACGCGCGTGGTTTTCGCGCCGCAATGCCTTCTCATGCGGGCATGATGGCGATCGTCAAAGCGGATGCTTACGGCCATGGCGCAGCAACGCTTGCTCCTGTACTCGAAGCCGCAGGCGTGGCCATGGCAGGCGTCGCCTCGGTCGATGAAGCCTTGCATTTACGACGGGCCGGGCTCTCGATGCCCATCCTCGTGATCGGCTCCGTGCCCGATTGGGCGATGCGCCAGGCGGCGGAAGAAGATATTCGGCTCACGGTATTCGATGACCGTCATCTGGACGGCGTTCGCCGCACGTACGCGCAGACTGGCAGGCCCATGGCTGTTCATGTCAAGATCGACACCGGCATGCACCGTATCGGCGCGCCGTGGGAAGATGCCCCGGCCTTCGTGCGTCGTTGCCGGGCGACTCCCGGGCTGATTCTCGAAGGGATATTTTCGCATCTGGCGTGCGCTGAAACCCCGGATGCGCGAGAACGTCAGCAGTCCCGATTTTTTCAGACGCTGGCGCAATGCGGCCCTCTGCCGCCGTTATGTCATCTCGATAATACGGTCTCGACGCTGATGCGCTTAACCGAACCCGGGACATGGCCGTCTGAACTCGCGATGGCGCGTCTGGGGCTCGGACTTTACGGTTACAGCGGTTTCAGCCAGGGATTTTTGCCTGAGGCGGCTCTGGTTGATGTCCTACAGCGCCTGGCTCTGACGCCCGCCATGGGGCTGAAGGCCCGTATTGCGCACCTGCAACCTGTCGCCGCTGGGGAAGGCGTCAGCTATGGCGCTCATTTTGTCGCGCCGCGCGAGGGCGTCCGCCTGCTGGCCACCCTGCCCGTGGGCTACGCCGATGGCCTGCCCCGCGCCCTCTCCCAGCGCATATCAGGATGGCTGCGCGGCGCGCGCGTGCCGCAAGTGGGCGTGATTACCATGGATCAACTCATGATCGACGTGTCAGCGCTTGAATCGCCCGAAATTGGCGAAACCGTCACGCTATTGGGCCCGCAAGACGCCTGCGCCCAGTCGCCTCGCATCACTTTGGGCGACTGGACGCAGGCGTTGAGCGTCGTCGGGTATGACGCAATTGAGTATGAGCTGATGTGCGCCTTGCGCGTGAGACTCCCAAAAACCTATATCCGCGATTAA